A section of the Kribbella voronezhensis genome encodes:
- a CDS encoding flavin reductase family protein: MKRVVDLKVLYFGTPVVLVSSRNPDGSTNLGPMSSAWWLDRSAMLGMSSSSQTVRNLVERPECVLNLVEPAMVAALDRIALLTGSETMSAAKRGRGYRYEPDKFAAGGLTREPGGAVGLDAVAESPITLEGRIVAIHGIGGSDSNLRALEMAVERVNVREDLLLEQHENHIDPLRWDPLIMKFTEYFGGGRPAYPSSLARGWDMPPLQVLAD, translated from the coding sequence ATGAAGCGAGTAGTGGATCTCAAAGTCCTGTACTTCGGTACGCCGGTGGTGCTGGTGAGTTCTCGTAATCCCGATGGGAGTACGAATCTCGGGCCGATGTCGTCGGCGTGGTGGCTGGATCGCAGTGCGATGCTCGGGATGAGCAGTAGCTCGCAGACGGTCAGGAATCTGGTCGAGCGACCCGAGTGCGTTCTCAATCTGGTCGAGCCCGCGATGGTCGCAGCGCTCGACCGGATCGCGTTGCTGACCGGGTCGGAGACGATGTCGGCGGCGAAACGAGGTCGCGGCTACCGGTACGAGCCCGACAAGTTCGCCGCCGGGGGACTGACCAGGGAGCCGGGTGGTGCTGTCGGGCTCGACGCGGTGGCGGAGAGTCCGATCACGCTGGAGGGCCGGATCGTGGCGATCCACGGCATCGGCGGCAGCGACTCGAATCTGCGGGCGCTGGAGATGGCGGTCGAGCGGGTCAATGTCCGGGAGGACCTGCTGCTGGAGCAGCACGAGAACCACATCGACCCGCTGCGCTGGGACCCGCTGATCATGAAGTTCACGGAGTACTTCGGCGGCGGTCGGCCGGCGTACCCGTCGTCACTGGCCCGCGGCTGGGACATGCCGCCGCTGCAGGTGCTCGCGGACTGA
- the rph gene encoding rifamycin-inactivating phosphotransferase produces the protein MNPQYVLDLQALDATQVMVAGGKGAHLGELSRIDGIRVPAGFCVTTAAFERFLAQAPSIDDRLAELALVAVDNFEVIRALSAEIRQTIEEFAVPDEVAAEVTRALTRAGEHSPYAVRSSATAEDLPTASFAGQQDTYLNVVGAKAIVQHVRRCWASLFTERAVTYRLRNGFDHHKIHMAVVVQQMVFPQASGILFTADPVTGNRKIAAVDAGFGLGEALVSGLVNPDVYKVRDGEVVEKTIAAKQLAVQPAPDGGTQVQAIDPHRQQQPALTDEQVVRLVQLGRRIEAHFGRPQDIEWCLVDDGFQIVQSRPITTLFPIPETGDEANHVFLSVGHQQMMTDAMKPLGLSVWHLTAMARMLEAGGRLFVDATPRLTSPAGRAAFLDLVGRGDPLVRDALETVLDRGDFIPTLPDAAPSGPAGGGTTAGPGAAPAPIESDPAIVAALIGRSETSIAALRRDIATVTGPALFDSLLTAFEEHKRVLTDPLSMQAIMAGMEATWWLNDKLQEWLGEKNAADTLTLSAPNNITSEMGLALLDVADVIRPYPEVVAFLQRVESDDFLAELPKYDGGTAARDAIEAYLDRYGMRCAGEIDITRPRWSERPTTLVPLILDNVKLFEPGAAARRFEQGRQQAEDKQRELLERLRSLPDGEQKAEETQRMIDRVRTFIGYREYPKYNIISRYFVYKQALLREAERLVRAGVLPEKEDVFYLTFEEFHDLARSEHLDGQLIQERKDAFAIYETLTPPRVLTSDGEAISGAYRRDDVPDGALVGLPVSAGTIEGRARVILDMAKADLDAGDILVTAYTDPSWSPLFVGITGLVTEVGGTMTHGAVIAREYGLPAVVGVNQATRLIRDGQRIRVHGTDGYVELLS, from the coding sequence GTGAACCCGCAGTACGTGCTGGATCTTCAGGCGCTCGACGCGACGCAGGTGATGGTTGCCGGTGGCAAAGGTGCGCACCTCGGTGAGTTGTCGCGCATCGACGGTATCCGCGTGCCGGCCGGGTTCTGCGTGACGACGGCCGCCTTCGAGCGGTTTCTCGCGCAGGCACCGTCGATCGACGATCGACTCGCCGAGCTGGCATTGGTTGCCGTGGACAACTTCGAGGTGATTCGCGCGCTGAGTGCGGAGATCCGGCAGACGATCGAAGAGTTCGCCGTGCCCGACGAGGTGGCGGCGGAGGTGACCCGCGCGCTCACCCGGGCCGGCGAGCATTCGCCGTACGCCGTCCGCTCGAGTGCGACCGCAGAGGACCTACCGACCGCGTCCTTCGCAGGCCAGCAGGACACCTACCTGAACGTCGTCGGCGCAAAGGCGATCGTGCAGCATGTACGCCGGTGCTGGGCATCGCTGTTCACCGAGCGCGCCGTGACGTACCGCCTCCGGAACGGCTTCGACCACCACAAGATCCACATGGCCGTCGTCGTGCAGCAGATGGTCTTCCCGCAGGCGTCCGGCATCCTCTTCACGGCCGATCCCGTCACCGGCAACCGGAAGATCGCTGCCGTCGACGCCGGCTTCGGCCTCGGCGAGGCCTTGGTGTCCGGCCTGGTGAACCCGGACGTGTACAAAGTGCGCGACGGCGAAGTCGTCGAAAAGACGATCGCCGCCAAGCAACTGGCCGTTCAGCCCGCGCCGGACGGCGGGACGCAGGTCCAGGCGATCGACCCGCACCGCCAGCAGCAGCCGGCGCTGACCGACGAGCAGGTCGTACGCCTCGTGCAGCTCGGGCGTCGGATCGAAGCACACTTCGGCCGTCCGCAGGACATCGAGTGGTGCCTGGTCGACGACGGTTTCCAGATCGTCCAGAGCCGGCCGATCACCACCTTGTTCCCGATCCCGGAGACCGGCGACGAGGCGAACCACGTGTTCCTCTCCGTCGGTCACCAGCAGATGATGACCGACGCGATGAAGCCACTGGGTCTCTCGGTGTGGCACCTGACGGCGATGGCGCGGATGCTCGAGGCCGGCGGCAGGCTCTTCGTCGACGCCACCCCTCGACTGACCTCGCCGGCCGGCCGCGCCGCTTTCCTGGATCTCGTCGGCAGAGGTGATCCGCTGGTCCGGGATGCGCTGGAGACCGTGCTCGACCGCGGCGACTTCATCCCGACCCTTCCCGACGCCGCTCCCAGCGGGCCGGCGGGCGGCGGAACCACGGCAGGCCCTGGCGCGGCACCGGCCCCGATCGAGAGCGATCCGGCGATCGTCGCCGCATTGATCGGGCGCAGCGAGACCTCCATCGCCGCCCTGCGACGCGACATCGCGACGGTGACCGGACCGGCGCTGTTCGACTCTCTGCTCACGGCCTTCGAGGAGCACAAGCGCGTACTCACCGATCCGCTGAGCATGCAGGCGATCATGGCCGGCATGGAGGCCACCTGGTGGCTCAACGACAAGCTGCAGGAGTGGCTGGGCGAGAAGAACGCGGCCGACACCCTCACGCTGTCCGCCCCGAACAACATCACCTCGGAGATGGGACTGGCGCTGCTCGACGTCGCCGACGTGATCCGCCCCTACCCGGAGGTGGTGGCGTTCCTTCAGCGCGTCGAGAGCGACGACTTCCTGGCGGAGCTGCCGAAGTACGACGGCGGGACCGCCGCGCGCGACGCGATCGAGGCCTACCTCGACCGGTACGGCATGCGCTGCGCGGGCGAGATCGACATCACCAGGCCACGGTGGAGCGAACGCCCCACCACACTCGTGCCGCTGATCCTCGACAACGTGAAGCTCTTCGAGCCGGGTGCCGCCGCACGCCGCTTCGAGCAGGGTCGGCAGCAGGCGGAGGACAAGCAGCGTGAACTCCTGGAACGTCTGCGCTCCCTGCCCGACGGGGAGCAGAAGGCCGAGGAGACCCAGCGGATGATCGACCGGGTCCGGACGTTCATCGGCTACCGCGAGTACCCGAAGTACAACATCATCAGCCGGTACTTCGTGTACAAGCAGGCCCTGCTGCGAGAGGCCGAGCGTCTCGTACGGGCCGGGGTGCTGCCGGAGAAGGAGGACGTCTTCTACCTCACGTTCGAGGAGTTCCACGACCTCGCGCGCAGCGAGCACCTGGACGGACAGCTCATCCAGGAACGCAAGGACGCGTTCGCGATCTACGAGACGCTGACGCCACCTCGCGTGCTCACTTCCGACGGTGAGGCCATCTCCGGGGCGTACCGGCGCGACGACGTACCAGACGGTGCGCTGGTCGGTCTGCCGGTGTCCGCCGGAACCATCGAAGGCCGCGCCCGCGTCATCCTCGACATGGCGAAGGCCGATCTCGACGCCGGCGACATCCTGGTCACGGCGTACACGGACCCGAGTTGGTCGCCGCTGTTCGTCGGGATCACGGGCCTGGTGACCGAGGTCGGCGGCACGATGACGCACGGCGCGGTGATCGCCCGCGAGTACGGCCTGCCGGCTGTCGTGGGCGTGAACCAGGCCACCCGCCTCATCCGCGACGGCCAGCGCATCCGCGTGCACGGCACCGACGGCTACGTCGAGCTCCTGAGTTGA
- a CDS encoding glycosyltransferase family 2 protein, which yields MEGPDRRVSVVVITYNRRDELDAALQRLERLPERPCVVVVDNGSADGTADMVLSRHPRVRLVGLQRNLGAVGRNVGVATVDTPYVAFCDDDTYYDPGALSLAADLLDEHPALAVVTASILVEPGGALDPICSEMAQSPLKRPAGIPGHPLLSFLAGVSVVRREAFLAAGGFSERLWLGGEEELLASDLARAGWSMSYVPEVVAHHQASKLRDPHLRRQHGIRNTLWFTWLRRPLRSALLRTVRHLARVPRDRISLYAVAEALRGLPWVIRERNVVPAEVERGYRLLDHMQLTSKARKYVS from the coding sequence GTGGAGGGACCGGATCGGCGCGTCTCGGTGGTGGTGATCACGTACAACAGGCGCGATGAGCTCGACGCGGCGCTTCAGCGGCTGGAGCGGCTGCCGGAACGGCCCTGTGTCGTCGTGGTCGACAACGGATCCGCGGACGGGACGGCCGACATGGTCCTCAGCCGGCACCCGCGGGTCAGGCTGGTCGGGCTGCAGCGCAACCTCGGAGCTGTCGGTCGCAACGTCGGGGTCGCGACGGTGGATACGCCTTATGTGGCGTTCTGTGACGACGACACGTACTACGACCCGGGCGCGCTCTCGTTGGCGGCGGACCTGCTGGACGAGCACCCGGCGCTGGCAGTGGTCACGGCGTCGATCCTGGTCGAGCCCGGCGGCGCTCTGGATCCGATCTGCAGCGAGATGGCACAGAGCCCGCTGAAGCGGCCCGCCGGCATCCCTGGCCATCCGTTGCTGAGCTTCCTGGCGGGGGTTTCCGTCGTACGGCGGGAGGCGTTCCTGGCGGCGGGTGGCTTCTCGGAACGCCTCTGGCTCGGTGGTGAAGAGGAACTGCTCGCCTCCGACCTCGCCCGGGCGGGCTGGTCGATGTCCTACGTGCCCGAGGTGGTCGCCCACCACCAGGCGTCGAAGCTTCGCGATCCCCACCTGCGCCGACAGCACGGAATCCGCAACACACTGTGGTTCACCTGGCTCCGCAGGCCGCTCCGCAGCGCGCTCCTGCGAACCGTCCGGCATCTGGCTCGCGTACCGCGCGACCGGATCAGCCTGTACGCCGTTGCCGAGGCGCTCCGGGGTCTGCCGTGGGTCATCCGCGAGCGCAACGTGGTGCCCGCCGAGGTCGAGCGGGGCTACCGGTTGCTCGATCACATGCAACTCACCAGCAAGGCACGCAAATACGTGTCGTGA
- a CDS encoding MFS transporter, with the protein MTLVSEVDSVTTGKRQWIALGVLCLATLLVSLDLFVMLLAVPAVTEALGATSTQQLWILDVYGFMVAGLMITMGNLGDRLGRRRLLLIAAAVFGVASIVAAYSVNPGMLIGARAVLGIAGAALTPCSLSLISTLFPDARQRATALGVWAGCFTVGAIVGPIVGGVLLNHFWWGSAFLIGVPAMVVLLIVGPILLPEYRNEQAGRIDGRSVLLSLAAILPAIHGLKHLASHGADAQAVVSLVAGGVFGWVFVRRQQRLAEPLVDVRLFTRRTFSVVLGSMMTYSMLSGGVMVFVAQYFQLVKGLTPLEAGLALVPGMVTSTIGFQLAPRLAQRIRPGILIPAGVAFTVAGMVVMSVATSTTVLVVAFAVEAFGPGALVILGTNLVIGSVPPEKAGMAGGLTQTSNEFGYSLGIAVLGSVVTAAYRSHMEGRGGNSLGEAVTKGLPADVLEQARHAFTSGLHLAAAITALTLAGMATLLAVTLRKQPTLDH; encoded by the coding sequence ATGACACTCGTCTCCGAGGTGGACTCCGTGACGACCGGCAAGCGGCAATGGATCGCACTCGGCGTGCTGTGCCTGGCCACCCTGCTCGTTTCGCTGGACCTGTTCGTGATGCTGCTGGCGGTCCCAGCGGTGACCGAGGCGCTCGGTGCGACCAGCACGCAGCAGTTGTGGATCCTCGATGTCTACGGGTTCATGGTGGCCGGCCTGATGATCACCATGGGCAACCTGGGTGACCGGCTCGGCCGCCGGCGGCTGCTGCTGATCGCGGCCGCCGTGTTCGGTGTCGCCTCGATCGTGGCGGCGTACTCCGTGAACCCCGGCATGCTGATCGGCGCCCGCGCGGTGCTCGGCATCGCCGGTGCCGCCCTCACGCCGTGCTCGCTCTCGCTGATCTCGACCCTCTTCCCCGACGCGCGACAGCGCGCCACGGCCCTCGGCGTCTGGGCCGGTTGCTTCACCGTCGGCGCGATTGTCGGTCCGATCGTCGGCGGGGTCCTGCTGAACCACTTCTGGTGGGGATCGGCGTTCCTGATCGGCGTACCGGCGATGGTGGTGCTGCTGATCGTCGGGCCGATCCTGCTGCCGGAGTACCGCAACGAGCAGGCCGGGCGGATCGACGGACGGAGTGTGCTGCTGTCGCTGGCCGCGATCCTGCCTGCGATCCACGGTCTGAAGCACCTTGCGTCGCACGGTGCCGATGCGCAGGCCGTCGTCTCGCTCGTCGCCGGTGGAGTGTTCGGATGGGTCTTCGTACGGCGCCAGCAGCGGTTGGCCGAGCCGCTGGTCGACGTACGGCTGTTCACGCGTCGCACCTTCAGCGTGGTGCTGGGCAGCATGATGACGTACTCGATGCTGTCCGGCGGCGTGATGGTGTTCGTCGCGCAGTACTTCCAACTGGTGAAGGGACTGACGCCGTTGGAGGCCGGTCTCGCGTTGGTACCCGGCATGGTGACGTCGACGATCGGCTTCCAGTTGGCGCCGCGGCTGGCGCAGCGGATCCGTCCGGGCATCCTGATTCCCGCGGGTGTCGCGTTCACGGTTGCCGGGATGGTCGTGATGAGCGTGGCGACGTCGACGACCGTGCTGGTGGTCGCGTTCGCAGTGGAGGCGTTCGGGCCGGGCGCGCTGGTCATCCTGGGGACGAACCTGGTGATCGGTTCGGTGCCGCCGGAAAAGGCCGGGATGGCCGGTGGGCTGACTCAGACGAGCAACGAGTTCGGGTACTCGCTGGGCATCGCAGTCCTCGGCAGTGTGGTGACAGCGGCGTACCGGAGTCACATGGAGGGCCGCGGCGGCAACTCACTGGGGGAGGCGGTCACCAAGGGCCTGCCGGCCGACGTACTGGAGCAGGCTCGCCACGCCTTCACCAGCGGCCTGCACCTGGCCGCGGCGATCACCGCCCTGACCCTGGCCGGCATGGCGACCCTGCTTGCCGTCACCCTGCGGAAGCAGCCCACGCTGGACCACTGA
- a CDS encoding FAD-binding oxidoreductase, whose translation MTTTTVTLELLHPGEPGYDEARTVWNAMVDRRPAVIARCHSTTDVAAAVRFAAARGLEIGVRCGGHNIAGLAVPEAGLMIDLTPMNEVRIDPDQRLAQVQGGALLGELDRAAQQHGLATTAGNVSHTGVGGLTLGGGMGWLARQYGLACDNVVSYEMVTATGDIVTASATHNADLFWGLRGGGGNFGIVTAFEFRLHHIGTRTLVADFTYSTDQAFAVLRAWRDLNATASRQATFTAGIRGSELTAGFVWIGDPADCADLIAVFRSLGPVVAESIEEMPYLTLQSRDDSVQGHRFRRYWKGHYFKSLPDEAIHALLRNPGIGASLQAYGGAIADVPDEDAAFSHRDTQFEFVTATRWQDPADDADRIATVRAYAATLDPYAGGAYLNTLNGESINRAFPPAKLARLTELKNTYDPANVFHLNQNIRPTA comes from the coding sequence ATGACCACCACCACTGTCACCTTGGAATTACTGCACCCGGGCGAGCCCGGTTACGACGAGGCCCGGACGGTCTGGAACGCGATGGTCGATCGCCGCCCCGCCGTGATCGCCCGCTGCCACAGCACCACCGACGTCGCCGCCGCGGTCCGGTTCGCCGCGGCCCGGGGCCTGGAGATCGGGGTGCGGTGCGGCGGCCACAACATCGCCGGACTCGCCGTCCCCGAGGCCGGTCTGATGATCGACCTGACTCCGATGAACGAGGTCCGCATCGACCCCGACCAACGTCTCGCCCAGGTCCAGGGCGGCGCACTCCTGGGCGAACTGGACCGCGCTGCCCAGCAGCACGGCCTGGCCACCACCGCCGGGAACGTGTCCCACACCGGCGTCGGCGGTCTCACCCTCGGCGGTGGGATGGGCTGGCTCGCCCGCCAGTACGGCCTGGCCTGCGACAACGTCGTGTCCTACGAAATGGTCACCGCGACCGGCGACATCGTCACCGCGTCCGCCACCCACAACGCCGACCTGTTCTGGGGCCTGCGCGGTGGCGGCGGCAACTTCGGCATCGTCACCGCCTTCGAGTTCCGCCTGCACCACATCGGCACCCGCACCCTGGTCGCCGACTTCACGTACTCCACCGACCAGGCCTTCGCCGTACTACGTGCTTGGCGCGACCTGAACGCCACCGCATCCCGACAGGCCACCTTCACCGCCGGCATTCGCGGCAGCGAGCTCACCGCAGGTTTCGTCTGGATCGGCGACCCCGCCGACTGTGCCGACCTCATCGCGGTCTTCCGCTCCCTCGGCCCAGTCGTTGCCGAAAGCATCGAAGAGATGCCCTACCTGACCCTGCAGAGCCGAGACGACAGCGTCCAGGGCCACCGGTTCCGCCGCTACTGGAAGGGCCACTACTTCAAGTCCCTGCCTGACGAGGCCATCCACGCACTGCTGCGCAACCCCGGCATCGGCGCCAGCCTGCAAGCCTACGGCGGTGCCATCGCAGACGTCCCCGACGAAGACGCCGCCTTCAGCCACCGCGACACCCAGTTCGAGTTCGTCACCGCCACCCGCTGGCAGGACCCCGCCGACGACGCCGACCGGATCGCGACGGTGCGCGCCTACGCCGCAACCCTCGACCCGTACGCCGGCGGCGCCTACCTCAACACCCTCAACGGCGAAAGCATCAACCGCGCCTTCCCGCCGGCCAAACTCGCCCGGCTGACCGAGCTCAAGAACACCTACGACCCGGCGAACGTCTTCCACCTCAACCAGAACATCCGTCCCACGGCCTGA
- a CDS encoding GyrI-like domain-containing protein — MELLEPPRVVERAEQDYVGIRVVTPFRGMLSVRNELLSELSAWLVRHSIEDGGPFFLRLHVIDMSGPMDLEVGVVTPGPLAGDDRVRPAVLPAGRYATLTYRNHSLRANRALIEWSAAQNLTFDRRDTAEGDAFACRYEAFRTDPRTEPRKTKWIVELNFRITDAP, encoded by the coding sequence ATGGAGTTGCTCGAACCGCCTCGCGTTGTCGAGCGGGCGGAGCAGGACTATGTCGGCATCCGTGTCGTCACGCCCTTCCGCGGCATGTTGAGCGTCCGGAACGAGCTGCTCAGCGAGCTGAGTGCCTGGCTTGTCCGTCACAGCATCGAGGACGGCGGCCCGTTCTTCCTGCGCCTACATGTGATCGACATGAGCGGTCCGATGGATCTCGAGGTGGGCGTGGTCACGCCAGGCCCGCTGGCCGGGGACGATCGCGTGCGGCCGGCCGTACTCCCGGCCGGCCGCTACGCGACCCTGACGTACCGCAACCACTCCCTCCGCGCGAACCGCGCCCTGATCGAGTGGTCCGCCGCGCAGAACCTCACCTTCGACCGCCGCGACACCGCCGAAGGCGACGCCTTCGCCTGCAGGTACGAGGCATTCCGCACCGACCCCCGCACCGAACCTCGCAAAACCAAATGGATCGTAGAACTCAACTTCCGCATCACCGACGCTCCGTGA
- a CDS encoding NAD-dependent epimerase/dehydratase family protein, translating to MAMRIVITGASGNVGSALIRRLRADGEHEVVGVARRIPDYASIDGPRWISIDLTDPDSGSALRQAFRGADAVVHLAWAFQPSHQVDYLEAVGVGGTERVLDACTAAAVSHVVHMSSVGAYSPKRDTAPVTEDWPVDGVPTSSYSRHKAAAEKLLDSFERSADAPVLTRLRPGIIGQRLVGSALLRYGVPVLVPAKTIGAVPVLPFPDGMTIAMVHADDVADAIVRVLDRRAAGAFNLAAAEPASAATIAEALGARWIPTPARVLRAAMAAAWQLRLQPVSPGWLDLGCAAPALDSSRAARELGWSPTVDALGVLRDIVDGMSHATAGATPVLRRRTVLAELSALTTKGPISHRHQP from the coding sequence ATGGCGATGCGAATTGTGATCACCGGTGCCAGCGGCAACGTCGGCAGTGCCTTGATCCGCCGGCTGCGCGCGGACGGTGAGCACGAGGTCGTCGGGGTGGCTCGGCGGATTCCCGACTACGCGTCGATCGACGGACCCCGATGGATCTCGATCGACCTGACCGATCCGGACAGCGGATCGGCCCTTCGGCAGGCGTTTCGCGGCGCGGACGCCGTGGTGCATCTGGCATGGGCGTTCCAGCCGTCCCACCAGGTCGACTATCTGGAGGCTGTGGGTGTCGGCGGGACCGAACGGGTGCTCGACGCTTGTACGGCGGCCGCGGTCAGCCACGTCGTACACATGTCTTCGGTGGGGGCCTACTCACCCAAGCGGGACACTGCTCCGGTCACGGAGGACTGGCCGGTCGACGGCGTACCGACGTCGTCGTACAGCCGCCACAAAGCAGCCGCCGAGAAGCTGCTCGACTCGTTCGAGCGGTCGGCCGATGCGCCTGTGCTGACGCGGTTGCGCCCAGGCATCATCGGCCAGCGCCTGGTCGGCAGCGCGCTACTTCGGTACGGCGTCCCCGTCCTGGTGCCGGCCAAGACCATCGGTGCCGTACCGGTGCTGCCGTTCCCCGACGGGATGACGATCGCGATGGTGCACGCCGACGACGTCGCCGACGCCATCGTGCGCGTCCTGGACCGGCGGGCGGCCGGAGCGTTCAACCTGGCCGCGGCGGAGCCGGCCTCGGCAGCGACGATCGCTGAAGCACTTGGAGCGCGCTGGATCCCGACGCCTGCCCGCGTACTCCGTGCAGCAATGGCGGCCGCCTGGCAACTGCGGCTGCAGCCGGTGTCGCCAGGCTGGCTCGACCTGGGCTGCGCCGCGCCCGCCCTGGACAGCTCCCGGGCAGCGCGCGAGCTCGGCTGGTCACCGACTGTCGACGCACTGGGCGTACTGCGAGACATCGTCGACGGGATGAGTCACGCAACCGCCGGTGCAACGCCGGTACTACGACGCCGCACCGTCCTCGCCGAACTGTCCGCCTTGACCACCAAAGGCCCGATCAGCCACCGCCACCAACCCTGA
- a CDS encoding glycosyltransferase family 2 protein: protein MDDGEGLVTVVVVSRNRKSELLQTLGRHPAPVILIDNGSTDGTADAVERVHPAVRVVRLGSNHGATARNLGVALATTPYVAFADDDSWWEPGALDTAARILDKQPEVGLLAARILLGPENRPDPVCDLMAHSPLRPEPDGYAKPILGFVACAAVVRRDAFLVSQGYDPVVFFGGEEERLALDLAAGGWELCYEPDLVVHHHPSPSRGKAGDRDVLIIRNRLLTATMRRPWPVVLRQALRASRCGTAGVRAVLTAVPRLPAALAVRRPIPADLEHRLTLLETWQSAGAFQR from the coding sequence ATGGACGACGGCGAGGGCCTCGTGACTGTCGTGGTGGTGAGCCGCAACCGGAAGTCCGAGCTGTTGCAGACGCTCGGTCGCCATCCCGCACCGGTCATCCTGATCGACAACGGATCGACCGACGGGACCGCCGATGCGGTCGAGCGCGTCCATCCGGCCGTCCGGGTGGTCCGGCTGGGGAGCAACCATGGCGCCACGGCACGAAACCTGGGGGTCGCGCTCGCGACCACGCCGTACGTCGCGTTCGCCGACGACGACTCCTGGTGGGAACCCGGCGCCCTCGACACGGCCGCCCGCATCCTCGACAAGCAACCGGAGGTCGGCCTGCTGGCGGCCCGGATCCTGCTCGGTCCGGAGAACAGACCGGATCCGGTCTGCGACCTGATGGCGCATTCGCCCCTGCGGCCGGAGCCGGACGGGTACGCCAAACCGATTCTGGGCTTCGTCGCCTGTGCCGCGGTGGTCCGGCGGGATGCCTTCCTCGTCTCGCAGGGCTACGATCCCGTCGTCTTCTTCGGCGGGGAGGAAGAGCGGCTCGCACTCGACCTGGCGGCCGGTGGGTGGGAGCTGTGCTACGAGCCGGACCTCGTCGTCCACCACCATCCGTCCCCGTCGCGCGGCAAAGCCGGCGACCGCGACGTACTGATCATCAGAAATCGGTTGCTCACGGCAACGATGCGGCGACCCTGGCCGGTCGTCCTACGGCAGGCGCTGCGTGCGTCGCGCTGCGGCACCGCCGGGGTACGTGCCGTTCTGACCGCCGTACCGCGGCTCCCGGCCGCCTTGGCCGTCCGTCGCCCGATCCCGGCCGATCTCGAGCATCGACTCACCCTGCTGGAGACCTGGCAGTCCGCCGGCGCCTTCCAGCGCTGA
- a CDS encoding zinc-dependent alcohol dehydrogenase, giving the protein MRAMVYRGPYRIRVEDKPRPVLEHPNDAIVKVTRAAICGSDLHLYHGMMPDTRVGMTFGHEFIGVVDEVGPSVRTLQAGDRVMVPFNIFCGTCYFCARGLYANCHNVNPNATAVGGIYGYSHTCGGYDGGQAEYVRVPFADVGPELIPEWMDDEDAVLLTDAVATGYFGAQLGDIVEGDVVVVFGAGPVGLSAAASAWLMGAGRVIVIDHLDYRLAKARSFAHAETYNFTEHADIVVLLKKLTDHLGADVAIDAVGAEADGNLLQHITSAKLKLQGGSPIALNWAIDSVRKGGAVSVMGAYGPMFSAVKFGDAMNKGLTLRMNQCPVKRQWPRLFEHVRNGYLKPRDLVTHRIPLEHIAEGYHLFSAKLDGCIKPLIVPSAA; this is encoded by the coding sequence ATGCGCGCGATGGTCTATCGAGGGCCTTACCGGATCCGGGTCGAGGACAAGCCGCGGCCGGTGCTCGAGCATCCGAACGACGCGATCGTCAAGGTGACCAGGGCCGCCATCTGCGGCTCGGACCTGCACCTGTACCACGGGATGATGCCCGACACCCGGGTCGGGATGACGTTCGGGCACGAGTTCATCGGGGTGGTGGACGAGGTCGGCCCGTCGGTGCGCACCCTCCAGGCAGGTGACCGGGTGATGGTGCCGTTCAACATCTTCTGCGGCACCTGCTACTTCTGTGCCCGCGGCCTGTACGCGAACTGCCACAACGTCAATCCGAACGCGACCGCGGTCGGCGGCATCTACGGCTACTCCCACACCTGCGGGGGTTACGACGGCGGCCAGGCGGAGTACGTCCGCGTGCCCTTCGCCGATGTCGGCCCTGAGCTGATCCCCGAGTGGATGGACGACGAGGACGCCGTGCTGCTCACCGACGCGGTGGCCACCGGCTACTTCGGCGCCCAGCTGGGCGACATCGTCGAGGGCGACGTGGTGGTCGTCTTCGGCGCGGGGCCGGTCGGCCTGTCGGCCGCGGCGTCGGCCTGGCTGATGGGCGCCGGCCGCGTCATCGTCATCGATCACCTGGACTACCGGCTGGCCAAGGCGCGCTCGTTCGCCCACGCGGAGACCTACAACTTCACCGAGCACGCGGACATCGTCGTCCTGCTGAAGAAGCTCACCGACCACCTGGGCGCCGACGTCGCCATCGACGCGGTCGGCGCCGAGGCCGACGGCAACCTGCTGCAGCACATCACGTCCGCGAAGCTGAAACTGCAGGGCGGCTCCCCCATCGCGCTGAACTGGGCGATCGACTCGGTCCGCAAGGGCGGCGCGGTGTCCGTGATGGGCGCCTACGGGCCGATGTTCAGTGCGGTCAAGTTCGGCGACGCGATGAACAAGGGCCTCACGCTGCGAATGAACCAGTGCCCGGTCAAACGGCAGTGGCCGCGGCTGTTCGAGCACGTCCGCAACGGCTACCTCAAGCCCCGCGACCTGGTCACCCATCGCATCCCGCTCGAACACATCGCCGAGGGGTACCACCTGTTCTCCGCCAAGCTCGACGGCTGCATCAAACCACTCATCGTCCCGTCCGCCGCGTGA